Below is a window of Lacibacter sp. H407 DNA.
TTTACATCTGGATCATGTGGCTGGGCCTCCATTGGATCCCAAAAGAAAATGAGGATATCAATTTTTCCTTCAGCGATCAATGCACCGATCTGCTGATCGCCACCCAACGGACCGCTGAGGTACTTTGTTACTTTTTGATCAAGTTTTGCTTCTAATAATTTCCCGGTTGTTCCTGTTGCAAACAATTCATGATTGGCTAATGCACTTCGATTGTAATAAGCCCAATCGATGAGATCATCTTTTTTATGATCGTGTGCCACCAATGCGATCCGCTTATTTGCCTTCATTTTTCTTGTTGCCATAACCGATATGCTTTATCATCAGAAAATTCATTAACAACTATTGCTCTGCACCCAGTTTGCTCTTACGATATCCATAGAAAAAATAGATCACCAATCCAACTCCCATCCACACAAAAAACCAAAGCCAACTGGCAACCGGAATTTCAATCATCAGATACAAACAACTTAATGCACCCAATACCGGAATGAGTGAATACTTGCGGATAAATGTCAG
It encodes the following:
- a CDS encoding methylglyoxal synthase; translated protein: MATRKMKANKRIALVAHDHKKDDLIDWAYYNRSALANHELFATGTTGKLLEAKLDQKVTKYLSGPLGGDQQIGALIAEGKIDILIFFWDPMEAQPHDPDVKALLRLAVTWNIPTACDRATADFIFTSPLIISDYQIQLEDYSQYLKRKLK